The segment CGGGTTTTGCGTAAGAGCCTGACCCGTTATCCGCCCCGGGTCTATTCGCCCGGTTTCGGTTTAGAGCGAGCAATAGACTTATGGGCACCCGTGACAGACTTTGCTTTCTCGAAATCACGCGCGATATTTTCTCTAGACGCTCGATTGAGCGAGAGCTTCAGCCGCTCAAAGTCACTATGCAGCTGGTTAATGTAGCGTCGGAGAATATCAGGTATTCCTGTTATTCCGTCCACCGACAACGCACCCTCTGCTAGCTCAGTCGACTTCTCAGCGTTCACTCTAGTCCAGCTGTCGCTCACCATATAGAAGAACATAAAAGGCAACTTGAATACGGCAAAGAATCCATGCGGATCATCGCCAAAGCGCACGTCCTGGCAACCAACACCGCGCTCAAGAAAGTAATTGAAAGCTACGTCAATGTCAAAATAAGGAGGTTCACCGTAAAATGGCGCAAAGTAAATTCGCTCTTTGCAAACGCCATCTCGAATCTGGGCCTTCCACGCACCGATAACCTCATCTAGCAGGCGATTATCTTCATCAGTGCGATCGTCTTGCCTGTGCTTAGCGGTAATCATTGTCCGCCAGAAGATTGACAACACTGCAAGTCGAACATTATTAGTAATCAGAACCTCAGATTTCTGCAGTCTGTAGTTAGCTATCTTCTTGAATAGCCTAGACGCCAACTCCTTTTCGAGAGTTCCGAGCCTCCCTTCACAATCGGCGCAAAGCAGGTACTCTTTCGGCCCGTCTTGCTCGCGCTTATTGACGTCATCACTGTACCTTAGATAGCCATTTATGGACGTATTCTTAATCCAGTCATAAACAAACTTCGGTATCAAATGAGATTCCGCTAGCGCGACATTCTTTGTATCACACAGGGCACAGGTGCCAACATTGCCACCTAGGTTAGTACCATTATTCAAGCCGCCAGCACTCTGCATTTTCTTGATCCCAGGCACCTTTCCGTTGCAGTAACTGACCCACAACTAAGCGGGTCAGAGCCCCTTCTCCTCAAAGGCAGGTCCATGTGCCGGCCTCATCCGTGGCTGTCCCGCCTCCCCGACCAGGGCGGACAAGTCAGATAGCAGAAAGTGCACTCTGACCCGGGTTTTGGCGGCGAAATGGTGACCCGGTTAGCTCTCTACACCGAATCCACCTCGTCACTTGCCCTAACGGCGTCCCTATCCACTTGTAGGTCGAACTGCGCAAGAAAAGACGACTCGAAGTCCGTGATCGCGCGCTCACGCTCCGCGATGAAACCATCGCAGTCGTCGTTACGAAGGCACTCCATCGCCGCCGCAGACAACAAATGGGAGCGTTGAATCTCGACGCCATTCGCGTCGTCTGGCAGGGCAGCGAACACGCCTCGCGCGTTACGCGAGTAGCCCGCGGGGAGGATGACCCTGTTTGCCGGATTTGAAACGTTCGGTCTGCTTTGATTGGGAAAAAAATACGGTATATCGGCAGTATCCGGGCTCGAGAATATGGCCGTACCGTTTATCGCTTCACCGGTCTTTGGGTCCAGCAACACATTTGATATCTGCACCAACAGTGACGCACGAATCCGCGCAGACCGACGATCAAACGCGGTCGGGAATGGCCGGATAGGTCGGCTCAAGAACTCACTAGCAAACTCCGGGCCGGCCTCCTCTCGACTGACCGCCCGCAGGATGTCAGCGGCCCTCCGGAGATCCGTAGTGTTCGCACCGGCAAACCAGCCGTTAAAGGAAGTCGCCCAAAACCACTTCTTGAGACTCATCAAGAGGTTCGCTGAAAGCTGACTGCGGACCGCGCCGTGTTCAGCGAAGAATATCGAAAGCAACACAAAGATAGACGAATACGGCAAAAGCTTGCTAGTGCGCAGGCCAACCTGCTCGTTGAGGAAACCAGCCGTTTCCAGCAGCGCCTGAGACGCCGTCTGGACCGCAGCTCTCATTCGAGCGGCAGAACTCCGGTCCACTAAACGCTCGTACGAGGGTCGCGTGAAGTCCAGTCCGGCGATCGCTAGCACCACCTGCAGAATGATCCGTCGATGAAGGTCCCCGAAGCCGGTCGCACGCAAGCTGCCAAGCAACTCGTCGATAGAGCTCGCCAAGTCAAACGCGTTGCCGGCAGCGTCCGAGTAAGTGAGAGCTGAAAGCATTTGATCGGGCGTCATATCCCGCCCGCGCTGATTGATTCGCGCAAAGATGGTCACAGCGTCATCAATGGAGCCGTTTTTCAAAATCGTGAGAGGCAGACGGTACTCGCGAAGAGCCCGCTGCAGGGCGTCAGCCTTGTCAAGCAGCAGGCTTGCCTCTGTCTCCGAATAGGCCGAGCTGGCTGCAATATCACGCGTCCGGCGTGCGAAGTCGACAGTGCGCAGAATGTTCCGCAGCGGCAAAAAATGAAGCGGGACGGACCGGCAGGTGCCCTTTAGATGAACAAACTGCTCGGCCTTCAAATCGTATGCGATCCACCAGCGCCAGTCTTCCAAGCGCTCGCATGGATGGTTCTCGGGAAGCTTGAGCACGCCGAGTAGCGTCGCCAAGCGCTGGTGGCCGTCCACCACGTATGACTTCACCAATGGGCCGTCACTCGGGAGGACAATGGGACCGATTGCCTTCAAGCTCGCAATGTCTGACCGTTCTGTCTGCCAGATCAGAAGCGAACCGATCGGATAACCTTTCAGCACGCTGTCAAACAGCTGAAGCATGTCTTCCGGCGACCACACGTAAGGCCGCTGGAAGCGTGGCACTCGATACTCGCCAGACACAACCCCGTCCAGCAGGTCGTTTACGGCAATGATGTCCGGGCGGGCAGAAGCAGCAGGAAGTTGCGTCATATCACAGCGCCTCGCAAATTGCGTCAATTAGCCCGCCGAGCTCGACGGCGTCATCCGTGTGGGCAACGGTCATTCGTTGGTCGGGCCGGCCAGTTTCCTCGACGAAGATAGAGCTTAGTCCGGAACCGAACCCCTCAGCCAGAAGAACCCAGTCCTGCTCCGAAACAGAGCCGTAGAGCGCCTTCTCCTCAGAGCTTATTGCCGCGGACGCGAAATAATCGGCCTTCGATACCGGCCTCTTCTCTATGCGAAAGCCGCGCTTCATGTGGTAGTGGCGGCGCTGCTCGACCGTCATACGGAAAAGTGCCTCTACCTTCCGCTTAAAGTCCCGCGACCGATCCCGGGCGAGAAGCGCTGACTGAGGCAGATAGCTCTCGATAGATCGCTTACTTAGCTGGTGGGTGAAAATACCCAGCTGGCCTGCCTGCCGAACTATGTCCGCGTTCGGATCGTCCGCGCCATGCTTGGCGTCGTTGTCCAAAAATGCCCCCAACCACATCCGGAAGTCACGCCTATACCTCCCGTCGCTGCGTGCCCAAATGCCGGCAGAGAAAATGCGCATCGATCTGACGATCGAATCCTTCCCACCCGCGTGTCGGAAAACAAACCGCTGCTGCCGGTAGGCCTTGAGAAGGCGCGGCTGGCTCAGTAGCCTGCTCATCCACAATAGAAAGGCACCGTCGTATTCCTCGTTCTCAACGACAATTTGGAAAGGCGTGGAAAGAAACAGTAGCGCCTCCAAAGGGCGTACCCGTGTCCGGCGGACGCCGGCGCTTTCCAGGTACTCTCCACCGATTGGTGCTGCGTCGTCGATTTCGACTATCGACCGGTGGTCGCGCGGGGTGTACGACGCGGCCAGCGCCACGTGCTCGAGAAATTCGTAGAGATCGGACGGACGCTGAGCGACCCACTCGCTGCGTTCAATCGCTTGCAGAGTGTCGGCATCGACAACGTGCCGCTCTTCCTCAACGAGAAGAGCGACCACGTCTAGAACCGAGAAGTACCGAGCGTCGGACAGCACCGACGGTGTGAAGGAGACCCTCACTTGGCTCTAGCTCGAGCAGCAGCCCTGAGTTCCTTAAGGTCGTCTAGCGATTCCTCGAAAACGCCAGCGGGCCAAGAACTGGGATCTCCGCGCTCGTTGAAAGAGACGTCGCACACCGGTAACGGCGCTTCCTCGAGGCCTTCAGCATGATCCACCGACACAAGGTTCACCAGCGATGCGTCAAGCGTCCCGTCTGCAATACGGCGCCTAAAGCGCATTATGAGTTGCTCCGAATGCGTCTCGACAAGGACCTGGGCTCCCTTCCTCGCGGAGGCGATGAACAGGTCAGCGAGCGCACCATGCGCAGCTGGATGGAGGTGCAGCTCCGGCTGCTCCACAATTAGCAGCCCTGCAGGGAGACGTCCACACTGATATGCCAGGTGCTGAATTACCACCGGAACGCTCTGCGAGAAGCCGGCACCTGTATCGGACAGGTCAACCTCGGTTTTTGAACCGCTGTCAGAGACCCAGACGCGGGGACGGTCCCCTGTAACGTCAATCTCGAGTGCACTCCCCATAGCTTGGGCGAACCAGGTAGCAACCGCACGGCTAAGCGCGCCGCCGTGTCGCAACTTATCGTCCGCGAGAACCTCAAGAGCGCGCTGGCCCCGCGGGCCCAAACTATCAATGTGCTGACTAGGCATCTTTAGCGACGCGCCGCTTTCAACGCGGAACGGTCCCAGATAGGACGTTGCCGGCATCGCCGCGCGGAGGAGGTCCACAACGGCCTCACCTTCGCCTGGCAAGTTCAGCGTAGGCAGCAGGCCCTTGAAGCCTAGGTCGACAGGCTCACCCTCGACACCCGACACTCGATACCGGGGAGAGCTGTATGTTGGGTCACCTGTATCGGCAAGCGTCGCTTCGAAAACGCGGTCGTCATTTCGCCTGAGCACGCAACTTTCGACCACGAGCAAGCGAATCTCGTGCACGTACCGAATGCGCGTCTCGAAGCGAAGGACGTCTTCGCCGACGTCCATTGCTGCGCCGAGTAGAAACGGCAGCGCTCCACGGGCATGCACCAAGTCTTGAAAAGTTGCGGCGTGGTCGATATCCCCAGCGGAAAGACTGAGTATCCCCTCGGGAGACGGCGAAAGCGCCTTCTCAATAAGTAATGGCAACCGGGATAAGACGCTCTTCCCGCTTCCGTTCTTGCCAATAATGATGGTGACCTGCGCAAGACGCACGTCCTGCCGGTCCTTGAATTTGCGATAACGCTCGAACGAGAGTGAGGTGATGGCCATAGTGTTCCTTCACATATTCCGCCGATATTCGCCACCCACCTCATACAACGCGTGACTAATCTGCCCCAACGAGTTGTACTTCACCGCCTCAACCAACTGCTCAAACACATTCTTCCGCTCCCGAGCCGTCTGCTGCAACCGCTTCAGGCTCTGAGGCTCCAGCCCATTCCGCGCCTCCCCGAACCCCCGCACGTTCGCAATCTGCTGCCCCTTCTCCTCTTCCGTGGAGCGGATCAGCTCGATCTCGGTGGCGATCTCGCCGCCGTGGTCCTTGGGCAGGAAAGTGTTGACGCCGATCAGCGGCAGGCTGCCGTCGTGCTTCTTGTGCTCGTAGTACAGGCTCTCTTCCTGGATCTTGCCGCGCTGGTACATGGTGTCCATCGCGCCGAGCACGCCGCCGCGCTCGCTGATCGCCTCGAACTCCTTGTACACGGCCTCTTCGACCAGGTCGGTGAGCTCGTCGACGATGAAGCTGCCCTGCCAGGGGTTCTCGTTGAAGTTGAGCCCCAGCTCCTTGTTGAGGATCATCTGGATCGCCACGGCGCGGCGCACGCTCTCTTCGGTCGGCGTGGTGATCGCCTCGTCGTAGGCGTTGGTGTGCAGGCTGTTGCAGTTGTCGAACAGCGCGTACAGCGCCTGCAGCGTGGTGCGGATGTCGTTGAACTGGATCTCCTGCGCGTGCAGCGAACGGCCGGAGGTCTGGATGTGGTACTTCATCATCTGGCTGCGCGGGCTGGCGCCGTAGCGCTCGCGCATGGCGCGGGCCCAGATGCGGCGGGCGACGCGGCCGATGACGGTGTACTCCGGGTCCATACCGTTGGAGAAGAAGAACGACAGGTTGGGCGCGAAGTCGTCGATGTTCATCCCGCGCGCGAGGTAGTACTCGACGATGGTGAAGCCGTTCGACAGCGTGAAGGCGAGCTGGCTGATCGGGTTCGCGCCGGCTTCGGCGATGTGATAGCCGGAGATCGACACCGAGTAGAAGTTGCGCACCTTGTGGTCGACGAAGTACTGCTGGATGTCGCCCATCATGCGCAGCGCGAACTCGGTGGAGAAGATGCAGGTGTTCTGCGCCTGGTCTTCTTTCAGGATGTCCGCCTGCACGGTGCCGCGCACGGTGGCTAGCGTCTCGGCCTTGATCCTGGCGTAGGTCTCGGCATCCACCAGCTGGTTGCCGGTGACGCCGAGCAGGGCTAGGCCGAGGCCGTCGTTGCCGGCCGGCAGCTCACCCGAGTAACGCGGGCGCTCGAGGCCTTCGAACAGCTTGGCGATTTTCTTTTCCGCCTCGGCCCAGCGGGCGGGGTCGGCCTTGAGGTACTTCTCCACGTTCTGGTCGACGGCGGTGTTCATGAACATCGCCAGGATGATCGGCGCCGGGCCGTTGATGGTCATGGAGACCGAGCTGGTGGGCGCGGACAGGTCGAAGCCGGAGTACAGCTTCTTCATGTCGTCGAGCGTGGCGATGTTGACGCCGGAGTTGCCGATCTTGCCGTAGATGTCCGGACGCGGCGCCGGGTCTTCGCCGTACAGGGTGACCGAGTCGAACGCGGTGGACAGACGCGTGGCCGCGCCGCCCTGGCTGAGGTAGTGGAAGCGGCGGTTGGTGCGCTCGGGCGTGCCTTCGCCGGCGAACATGCGGGTGGGATCTTCGCCGCTGCGGCGGTACGGGTACACGCCGCCGGTGTAGGGGTAGTGGCCCGGCAGGTTCTCCTTGCCGAGGAACAGCAGCTGGTCGCCCCAATCGCGGGTCTTGGGCGGCGCCACCTTGGGGATCTTCTGGTGGCTGAGCGACTCGCGGTAGTTCTCCACGCGGATGGTCTTGCCGCGCACCTGGTACTCGTTGACCTCGGCGGTGACCGACTCGCGCAGGGCGGGCCAGTTGCGCAGGAGTTCGAGGGATTCCTTGGTCAGCTCGCCGAGGGCGGCGTTGTAGCGCTGGCGGAGGAGCAGGAGCGAGCGGTCGACCACAGGCTTTTGTGTAGGAGCGGCTTCAGCCGCGATGCTCTCGCCCACGCCCTCGCCCTGCCCGGTCGCGGCTGAAGCCGCTCCTACGGGGGTGAGGTCGGTGGAGGGATAGAGGTCCAGCGGCTTGGGCAGCTTGTCGTCGCCCAGCTCCTTCAGCGCCTCGTAGCAGTGCTGGGCCTTGCTGGCCTGCTCGGCCTGTTTGGCGATGGAGGCGTTGATGCCGCGGCCCTGCTCGGCGATCTCGGCGAGGTAGCGCACGCGGTTGCCGGGGATCAGCACGGTGGCGCGCGGTTCCTTCAGGCTGGTGTCCAGGTGCGGCTGCCAATCGCACCCGCCCTTGTAGGAGCCCACCTTGTGGGCGACCTCGGCGGCGTCGCTGCCTGGAGCGCTCTGGTCGCGCACAGGGTGCGCTCCTACGGCGTGCGTGGAGTCCGCGCCGAGGTGGAGCTTTTCGCGCATCAGGCGGCACAGGTTGGTGAACATCCAGGTGACGCCCGGATCGTTGAACTGGCTGGCGATGGTCGGGTAGACCGGCACGTCTTCGTCCTTCATGGCGAAGGCGGTGCGGTTGCGCTTCCACTGCTTGCGCACGTCGCGCAGGGCGTCTTCGGCGCCGCGCTTGTCGTACTTGTTGAGCACGATCAGCTCGGCGAAGTCGATCATGTCGATCTTCTCCAGCTGGCTGGCCGCGCCGTATTCGCTGGTCATCACGTAGACCGGGAAGTCGACGAGATCGACGATCTCCGAATCGCTCTGGCCGATGCCGGCGGTCTCCACGATCACCAGGTCGTACGGCTGGCTCTTGAGGAAGTCGATGCAGTCGTGCAGCACGGTGTTGGTGGCGGCGTGCTGGCGACGGGTGGCCATCGAGCGCATGTAGACGCGATGGGACCTCAACGAGTTCATGCGGATGCGGTCGCCGAGCAGCGCGCCGCCGGAGCGGCGACGGGTCGGGTCCACCGCCAGCACGGCGATGCGCATCTCGGGGAAGGCCTGCAGGAAGCGCAGCAGCAGTTCGTCCACCACGCTGGACTTGCCGGCGCCACCGGTGCCGGTGAGGCCGAGCACCGGGGTGTGCTTGCCGGCGAGCTTCCACTGCTTGCGCTGATGCTCCAGCTCGGCGTCGCTGAGCGCGCCCTCTTCGATCGCCGAGAGCATGCGGCCGATCGAGATCTCGTCGTCCACTCGCACGGCGGGCACGCCCTGGGTTTCCTCGGCACGCTTGGCCGCGGCCGCGCCGGCGCGGGCCATCACGTCCTCGATCATCTCGGTGAGGCCGAGCTTCATGCCGTCGTTCGGGTGGTAGATGCGCTCCACGCCGTAGGCCTGCAGCTCCTTGATCTCTTCCGGCGTGATGGTGCCGCCGCCGCCGCCGAACACGCGGATGTGGCCCGCGCCGCGCTCCTTGAGCATGTCCACCATGTACTTGAAGTACTCGACGTGGCCGCCCTGGTAGGACGACAGCGCGATGGCGTCGGCGTCTTCCTGCAGCGCGGCGCGCACCACGTCCTCCACCGAGCGGTTGTGGCCCAGGTGGATCACCTCGGCGCCCTGCGCCTGGATGATCCGGCGCATGATGTTGATCGCCGCGTCGTGGCCGTCGAACAGGCTGGCGGCGGTGACGAAGCGCAGCGGCGAGGCCTCGCCCGGGGTGCGCGCCTGCTGGGTGTCGCCGGCGGTGGGGACGTGCTTGGGCTGGGAACTCATGGCAACTCCGACCTCAGTGTGCTTAGCCCCGCAATTCTAGAGGATCGGGGTTGAAGGCGCGGAGAAGTCGGTGTTGCACCTGCAGCAAAATCGCCTGCCTCAACTGTAGGAGCGCACCCTGTGCGTGATTCGCCGGGGGTGGGGTTCGGGGTTGGTCGCCCACAGGGTGGGCTCCTACAGGGTGCGTTTGTCGGGATGTCTGGGGGGGCACACAAACGCCCTGCGTCCTACCTGTAGGAGCGCACCCTGTGCGCGACACGCCGGGGGGTGGGGTTACGGTTGGTCGCCCACAGGGTGGGCTCCTACAAGGGTGGTTTTGTCGGGATGTCTGGGAGGCACACAAACGCCCCGCGTCCTACCTGTAGGAGCGCACCCTGTGCGCGAACCGCCGTGGCCCAGCCCTCCCCTACCTACAAACCGTGCAGCGCATGTCCGACATTTTTTTCCTGCCCGGATCGGCATGGTGGGTCGATGGCACCCATCGCATCTCCCGGCCATCGCGCGTTACGCAAGGGCCGGGTTTCCGTCCCCGGACAGATCTACCTACTCACCACCGTCACCGCCCATCGGATGCCATGGTTTCTCGATCCTGATGTGGCCCGGCTGGCCTGTCGCCAGATGATCGAGCCAATGACATGGGGTGACGCCAGGCCGCTGGGCTGGGTGTTCATGCCGGATCACTGGCACGGGCTGGTCGAACTCGGCCCGCGCGACGATCTCTCGTGTGTGATGAACCGGTTCAAGGCGCGCATCAGCAAGCAGCTTTGCCGACATCTGCAGGGCGACCGCCTCTGGTGCCGCGGATTTCATGACCGGGCGATACGGCGGGAGGAGGACGTTCGGGCGGTGGCGCGCTATGTCGTCGGCAATCCGCTGCGGGCGGGGCTGGTGGCGCAGTTGGGGGATTATCCGTACTGGGACTGTGTCTGGCTGTAGGTGGTGCTGGTCCGCGTTGGGCATGGCTTGCGCGGCGGGCTTGAGAGGTCGCGCACAGGGTGCGCTCCTACCGCCCTCCTGGAGGAGCCCACCTTGTGGGCGACCACGGCAGGCTTGGTGGTAGGTACGCGCTGGTCGCGCACAGGGTGGGCTCCTACCGCCCTCCTGTAGGAGCCCACCTTGTGGGCGACCTCGGCAGGCTTGGTGGTGGGTGCGCGCTGGTCGCGCACAGGGTGCGCTCCTACCGCCCTCCTGTAGGAGCCCACCTTGTGGGCGACCTCGGCAGGCTTGGTGGTGGGTGCGCGCTGGTCGCGCACAGGGTGCGCTCCTACCGCCCTTCTGTAGGAGCCCACCTTGTGGGCGACCACGGCAGCCTTGGTGGTGGGTACGCGCTGGTCGCGCACAGGGTGCGCTCCTACCGCCCTTCTGTAGGAGCCCACCTTGTGGGCGACCTCGGCAGCCTTGGCGGTGGGTGCCCGCTGGTCGCGCACAGGGTGCGCTCCTACCGCCCTCCTGTAGGAGCCCACCTTGTGGGCGACCTCGGCAGCCTTGGTAGTGGGTACGCGCTGGTCGCGCACAGGGGGCGCTCCTACCGCCCTCCTGGAGGAGCCCACCTTGTGGGCGACCTCGGCAGGCTTGGTGGTGGGTGCGCGCTGGTCGCGCATAGGGTGCGCTCCTACCGCCGCACGCTGATCCGCTTCGCCTACAGCGCAGCGAGCGCCGGGCTGCCGATCACCCGCTGGCCGACCGGTTCGCCGCGCAGGAAGGCGAGTACACCGTCGACCACTTCCGGTGCGTCCACCACACGGCGATGACCCAGTCCCTGGGTGGTGAGCAGGCGCGCGCCAGGCCAGTACATGGCGTAGCGCTCGCCCTCGGACCACGGCACGTCGGGGTCGTCAAGGTCATGCACCACCAGCGCGGGCTGGCCGAGCGCGGGGAGCCGGCGCTCGACCTGGAGTTCGTCCACGTGCACGCCGGTGCGCCCGCGCAGCCAGGCGAAGAACGGTTCGCGGAGATGCCGGCCGAGCCGCACAAAGCGGAAGAAGCGATGCACCGCCGCGCGCATGTCCACGGCGGGGGCGATCAGCACCAGCTTGTGCGCCCGCCAGCGCTCGTCCTGCGCCAGGGTCACCGCGGCGCCGCCCAGCGAATGGGCGATCGCCAGCGCGGCGTTGCCGTAACGGCTGCCGACGGCGCGGACGGTGGCGATGAAGTCCGGCAAGGTACACAGGTGCCCGCTGCTGTGGCCGTGGCCGGGCTGGTCGAACGTCACCACCGCGTAGCCGAGTGCGCGCAGCCTGGCCACCCACGGCAGGAAGCGCAGGCCGAAGCTCGACCAGCCGTGCACCAGCAGCACATACGGCTGTTGCGCGGGATCGCCCCAGACATAGGTGGCGATGGTCTCGCCGTTCAACGTGAGGCTGCCGCGCTGCATGGCGTCGTCGCCGCGCACCGCGTCGGCGCGGGCTCGGCTGCTGGCGAACGGAGTGGAGAACAGCCGGGCGGCCCGGTTCACCGTGCGGCCGGGCGCCACCCGGCTGCCGACGGCAAAGAACGCACGGACGGTGGACAGCTTGAGACGGGCGGACAAGCCGGCCTGGGCGGAAACTGCGGAAGTGGGGGAAGGCATGGGGAAGGTCTCAGGGCTGCCAACTGCGCCAGAGGCGCTCGAACGCCGCGTCGGCGCGCGCACTGGCCGAATCGAAACCGAACAGGCCGGCGTCGTGGTGCAGGCCCAGGATCAGCGCGTAGATCTCGAAGGCGATCTGCTCCGGGTCGGCGTCGGCGCGGAAGTGCCCCGCCTCGATCGCCTGCCCGGCCGCCTTGGCCAGCGCGGCCCGCCACTGCGCCTGCTGGGTCACCACGCCGTCGTGCATGACGCCGTCGCGGCCGTCGTACTCGCTGGCGGCCGAGAGCAGCACGCAGCCCTCGGCGTGGCGGTCGGCCCAGTCGAACCAGCGCCGCACGATGGCGCGCAGCCGCGGCAGGCCGCGCGGCTCGCGCAGCGCCGGGCGCATCACCGCTTCGGTGAAGCGTTCCGCGCCTGAATGCAGCACGGCCAGCAGCAGGTCTTCGCGCGAACCGAAGTGAGCGAACACGCCGCTCTTGGACATGCCCACGTCGGTCGCGAGGTTGCCGATGGTCAGCCCTTCCAGACCGTCGCGACGGGCCAGCTCGTAGGCGTGGTCGAGGATGAGCTCGCGGGTCAGGGCGCGCTTGGTCGGGGCGGCGGCGGTCATCATGGCGGCAAAATAGCACGACCGTTCGTTCTTTTTACAGTGCCGCGATGCCGCCTGCACGGCCGGGGCGTCTATCCTTGCGTGCGCCATCCATCGATCAGGGAGCTCTCCATGCGCGCCACCGCGTTCGCCGCCACCCTTGCCGCCGCCACGCTCTGCCTGGCTGGCTGCGCCACCTCGCCCACCGGTCGCTCGCAGCTGATGATGGTGTCCGATGCGCAGATGAGCCAGATGGGCATCACCGCGTTCAACGACATGCGCAAGCAGGGCAAATTCGTCGACGCGCCACGGCAGCGTGCCTACGCCACCTGCGTGGCGAACGCGCTGATCGCCGTGCTGCCGCCGCCGTGGAACGCCAACCAGTGGGAGGTGCAGATCGTCGGCGACGACAGCGCCAACGCCTTCGCCCTGCCCGGCGGCCGCATCGGCGTGAACCAGGGCATGTTCAAGGTGGCCACCAACCAGGACCAGCTGGCCGTGGTGCTGGGCCATGAGCTGGCGCATGTGGTGGCGCGGCACGGCGCCGAGCGCATGTCCGACAACCTGGCTGCCCAGGGCGCTGTGTTGGCTGGCGCTGCATACGGCGCCAGCCGCGGTGGAAACACCGGAACCATCGTGGCTGGATCCGCGGTAGCCGCCGAGGTGTTCTTCCTGCTGCCGTTCTCGCGCACCCAGGAGAGCGAGGCCGACGTGCTCGGCCAGCGCTACATGGCCGAGGCCGGCTTCGATCCGCGCGCGGCCGCCACGCTGTGGCAGAAGATGGGCGCGCAGGGCGGCAGCAAACCGCCGGCGTTCCTGTCCACCCACCCGTCCAGCAGCAAGCGCGAGCAGACCCTGCAGCAGCAGGCGCAGCAGCTGATGCCGGTGTACCAGCAGGCGCGTGCCCATCACCACGATCCGGAATGCCGGCTCTGAGGGCAGTCCGTCGCAGCGGAGCTGCCCGGTGTTGGGAGGCAGTGCTCTTGCTCGTGATTCCTGCGAAAGCAGGAGGCGCTTCATCAACAGTCGGAGGGCGAGTCATCCAGTGACTTTCAGCTCCAAAGAGCAGAGACGCTGGATCCCAGCGTTCGCTGGGATGACGTAAGGGAGCCTAGAACTCTCCGCGACTCATTCGGAAGCAGAGGCGTTTCTAAAGCAGCTAGGAATGACCGATGCATCTGGAATTTCCTCACGTCATCCCAGCGAACGCTGGAGGCGCTGTATCAACAGCCGTAGGGCTGGTCATCCAGTGCCTTCGCTTTTCGCCCGCCCCCGACCGCCGGCTGAACGTGTCGGCCCCGGCTACGTCAACAACACGACGGCCGGTTCGTTCTTCCGCCTGCCGCCGCGCGATGCGGCGATGACGGAGACCTGCATGATCACGATGACCCGCAAGCTTGCCCTGCTCGCCGCCCTCGGCCTCGCCGCGGGTGCCGGCACCGGCTATGCCCCGCCGACCGAGGCCGCCCAGGTCGCCGTGGGCGTCACCATCGGCGTGCCCCCGCCGCCGCCGCGCTACGTGCGCGTGCCGCCGCCGCGGGTCGGCTA is part of the Dyella thiooxydans genome and harbors:
- a CDS encoding M48 family metallopeptidase, whose amino-acid sequence is MRATAFAATLAAATLCLAGCATSPTGRSQLMMVSDAQMSQMGITAFNDMRKQGKFVDAPRQRAYATCVANALIAVLPPPWNANQWEVQIVGDDSANAFALPGGRIGVNQGMFKVATNQDQLAVVLGHELAHVVARHGAERMSDNLAAQGAVLAGAAYGASRGGNTGTIVAGSAVAAEVFFLLPFSRTQESEADVLGQRYMAEAGFDPRAAATLWQKMGAQGGSKPPAFLSTHPSSSKREQTLQQQAQQLMPVYQQARAHHHDPECRL
- a CDS encoding YXWGXW repeat-containing protein; amino-acid sequence: MITMTRKLALLAALGLAAGAGTGYAPPTEAAQVAVGVTIGVPPPPPRYVRVPPPRVGYVWAPGYWRWDHRRHRHVWVAGYWVHARPGYRYVPEHWVHRRGGWYFRPGHWVR
- a CDS encoding TetR/AcrR family transcriptional regulator; its protein translation is MMTAAAPTKRALTRELILDHAYELARRDGLEGLTIGNLATDVGMSKSGVFAHFGSREDLLLAVLHSGAERFTEAVMRPALREPRGLPRLRAIVRRWFDWADRHAEGCVLLSAASEYDGRDGVMHDGVVTQQAQWRAALAKAAGQAIEAGHFRADADPEQIAFEIYALILGLHHDAGLFGFDSASARADAAFERLWRSWQP
- a CDS encoding alpha/beta hydrolase, with the protein product MPSPTSAVSAQAGLSARLKLSTVRAFFAVGSRVAPGRTVNRAARLFSTPFASSRARADAVRGDDAMQRGSLTLNGETIATYVWGDPAQQPYVLLVHGWSSFGLRFLPWVARLRALGYAVVTFDQPGHGHSSGHLCTLPDFIATVRAVGSRYGNAALAIAHSLGGAAVTLAQDERWRAHKLVLIAPAVDMRAAVHRFFRFVRLGRHLREPFFAWLRGRTGVHVDELQVERRLPALGQPALVVHDLDDPDVPWSEGERYAMYWPGARLLTTQGLGHRRVVDAPEVVDGVLAFLRGEPVGQRVIGSPALAAL